One region of Polypterus senegalus isolate Bchr_013 chromosome 11, ASM1683550v1, whole genome shotgun sequence genomic DNA includes:
- the neu1 gene encoding sialidase-1: MFVRCRLLQLTNGTSCSWTSVIRSICFVAVLLLQSAEADGQFQIKPLISEEQLLWVSGFEGAVNTYRIPLLSFTPKGSLVAFAEARKGSSSDGGAKFIAMRRSVDKGATWSPTSFIVDDGIVPDGLSLGSVVVDEETGSVFLFYTLCAHYYLCNVSSTFLIESTDDGLTWSKPRNISKEVGTKMFCPGPGYGIQKKLPPNKGRLIVCGHGTIEGDGVFCLLSDNHGQSWRYGASLKSIPYNQKKKANDFNPDECQPMELPDGSVIINARNQNFYHCNCRVVVRSDDGCETLPLENLTFDEELIDPAVAAGALIKNNVMFFSNPADLHKRINLTLRWSTNNGKTWVPEKLLIWPNPSGYSTMTSLSNDIDDKEHIFLLYEKGIKDYFESISFVKINLYGRI, from the exons ATGTTTGTGCGATGTCGGCTTCTTCAGCTAACCAATGGCACTTCCTGTTCATGGACCAGTGTTATTCGGTCGATCTGCTTTGTTGCTGTTCTGTTGCTGCAGTCTGCTGAAGCGGACGGTCAG tttCAGATCAAACCATTAATTTCTGAAGAGCAGTTGCTGTGGGTAAGTGGGTTTGAAGGAGCTGTCAATACATATAGGATCCCACTTTTGTCCTTCACTCCCAAAGGAAGTCTTGTTGCTTTTGCAGAAGCTAGGAAAGGTTCTTCCTCTGATGGAGGGGCAAAATTTATTGCCATGCGCCGTTCAGTTGATAAAG GTGCCACTTGGAGCCCAACCTCTTTTATTGTGGACGATGGCATTGTGCCAGATGGTCTGAGCCTAGGTTCTGTGGTTGTGGATGAGGAGACTGGATCTGTTTTCCTTTTCTACACATTGTGTGCTCACTATTACCTCTGCAATGTCTCAAGCACCTTTTTAATCGAAAGTACAGATGATGGCCTAACCTGGAGTAAACCACGTAACATTTCTAAAGAAGTGGGGACCAAAATGTTCTGTCCTGGGCCAGGATATGGAATTCAG AAAAAGCTGCCTCCAAACAAGGGACGTTTGATAGTCTGTGGACATGGAACAATTGAGGGTGATGGAGTATTTTGTCTGCTTAGTGATAATCATGGTCAGAGTTGGAGATATGGGGCCAGTTTAAAGAGCATTCCCTACAACCAGAAAAAAAAGGCCAATGATTTTAACCCTGATGAGTGCCAG CCCATGGAACTACCTGATGGCTCTGTAATAATCAATGCTCGAAATCAAAATTTCTACCATTGTAACTGCCGAGTAGTTGTGAGAAGTGATGATGGTTGTGAAACCTTGCCACTGGAAAATTTGACGTTTGATGAAGAACTTATTGATCCTGCTGTAGCTGCAGGAGCACTTATCAAGaataatgtaatgtttttcaGCAACCCTGCTGATCTTCATAAGC GTATAAATTTGACACTGCGTTGGTCAACTAATAATGGAAAGACCTGGGTCCCAGAGAAGCTTCTTATTTGGCCAAATCCTAGTGGATACTCAACAATGACATCGCTAAGCAATGACATAGATGACAAAGAACATATATTTCTCCTTTATGAAAAGGGAATAAAGGATTATTTTGAAAGCAtatcatttgtaaaaataaacctttatgGGAGGATTTAG